From the Chryseobacterium sp. G0201 genome, the window AGCTGCAATTTATGGCAGAAATGAAAGCCCAAACTGGAATGCCAATTTTTTAGATAAAATAAGAAATTTCTCAGTAGCGGTCGGCGGAATGGTTGGGATCTCAAAAATTCAATGGAAGAGGCTTTCTGATCAGTTTTTGGATTTTTAAATTTTATTTAAACTTATATTCTCCATCAAGTTTGTCATTCCGGAGGAATCTATACATCGTAATTAAAATTAATAATTTAGATTCCTCCAGAATGACAAAATGGATGAATTTCCACTTAAATATTAGTGTTGTTCGGCTAACTTTATAAAAAAAGACTGTCATATTTCAGACAGTCTTTTCTTTATTTTTTCTTTAGATCTTTAGTTATCTGTTGTTCTGCATTCTTAGCTTTTTGTTCCTGGGCTTCCTGATCTTTACGATGTTGGCGTTTAGTTTTTTTCTCTGCACGTCTTTCTTCGCGGATCAGCTTATTTGATTTTTTATTATACAAAGCCGCTATAATTCCCTGACCTTTTTTACTGAAGATCTTGATTTTCGGTTTTTCATGAGTTCCCGTTACAACAATCGGAAAACCGATCCATCCGCCGGGCGGTAAACCAACTCTTACCTGAAGATCCAACAATCCGTTGAAACTTGTAGTTCCGCTGATGGAAGGTCTTAAAACTGAAACTTTAAACGTAAATTTATCAACATGGATCAAATTATTTTTGATATGTGTTTCGATATCCACACCTTTCATATCAGGATTATCAAAACCTTTGGAACCAATATTATCGCCTACAGCAGATAACATTTTAAGATTTTTGACTTCCACATCACGAAGATTGACATTTCCTCCACCTTCTAACGACGGATAAATTGGACTCATATTTTTATCAAAATCGCCTTTTAATTTGTAGTCTAATGATACAATTCCTTTAACATCTTTTGCTGCAGTGGCCATTTCACGAACCATGTCAATTTCTTTGTAAGCTCTCTGAACATCAAAGTCCTGAACTTTAAAGGCAACATCATAATTAGCCGTTAAAGGAGATTCATCCTGATACCGGGCATCAATGTTCATTCTGCTTCCGATAATGTCAAAAGAGGTATTTTTAAGATAAACCTGCCCTTTAGTTACAGAAGCTAGTCCTTTAAGATGATTTAATCCTAAACCTTTAAATTCCACTTTTTTTGCATTCGCTTCTAGAGAAACATCAAGATTTTTAGGAACGATAACAACGCCACTACTTTTCGGATTTTCTACTTTTGCATATTCTACTTCTATGGATTTATCGGTGTTGTCACCACTTTTCAGCGCCATAAATTCATCAACCAAAATGTAGTTGGAATTCAATACAAATTTTCCGTGGAGGGTACCTTTTCTTTCAATAAAATAATTGATGGTGTTTAAAAGATAACCATTTAAAGCAAAATCTGATTTTCCGTAAGTTGCAAAAAACTTTCTGAACCACATTTTTTCATTTTCAAACTGGAAATTTCCTTCTTTGATATAAAATGATTTCGGTAGATATTCTGTGGTAGCTTTTATATTTTTAAGGATCAAAGTTCCACGGTTGTCAAGTTTACTGTACTGGCCTGTAGTTGCGTAGCTTTGTCGCCCGTTCAGAGAAAGGTCTGCCATGATCAATCCGCTGATGTCTAAACCTTTTTTAGCAAAAACTTTATAAATTCTACCAATATTTAAAACTCCTTTCGCTTTTACTTTATACAGAAGATCTTCAAAATTCTGTAGATCGGCATTAACGAAAACCGGATTTCCTTCAAAATCAAACTTAAAAGGATCTAATTTCACACCAAGGCTCTTGAAAGTACCATCAGTATTGATAATATTAGCAATTAAATTGATGTTTTGAATTGGGTTGGGATAGTATTTTGTTTTTACAAAACCGTCTTTAAGATTGATATATCCATTGGTTTTCGGGAACAGTTTTTTATCCATGCTGAAAATTCCGTTGGCTTTGATGTTGGTATCCATCAAACCACGAACTTCAATATCTTTTAATCCTAATGCCTGTTGTAGTGTCTGAAGGTTGACAGCGCCTCTGATATTGGCATTTACATTCATTTCTTTCAGACCTTTTGTTCTTACATACGCAAGAAACTTATTATTCGGACCAAGATCGAAACTTAATTTTTTAAGATCTATGCCTAATTGATCGGTATCTAATGAAGGAAGATCAATATTAAGATCCATGTTCAGATTGTTCATCGGAACTGGCGCTTTTCCATTGGAAATAAATCCGTTTTTGACTAAAAGTCGCACTTTAACTCTCGGTTTAAGGTTTTTTGGCTCGCTGAATCTTCCTTTTACATTAAAATACAGATCACTGTTCCCTTCAATTTTCGTGTCTTTTGCCCAATCGAGATATTGGGGAGGCAATACGGAGATCATTTCACGGATAGTTGTTTTTTCGGAAGCTGCTTTAATGTCGAGGTTATATCCATCTTTCAAAATACTTGCGGAACCGATGAATTTTAATGGTAAATCATTGACCCTTAATTCGTTCTTTCTTAATACAAAAGTTAATGCATTGGTGTTGATCCTTGTAATAAGATCTGCGTGTAATTTCTTTTGTTTTGCGTAATATATTCTGTTAAGACTAAAATCTACTTTGTCAACATCAAGATTGGTTTCCAGATCGAAAATATCTTCGCTTAATCCGCCTTTTCCGGTATAATTCAATCCTTTGGCATCCACTAAAATTCTTGCAGCATGATCAATATACTTTACATGGCTGTTTTTAATTTTAATAAGATCCAACTTAATAGATGTGCCAGCTTCTGTAGTATCTTTCGGTGCCGCTGAAGGTTTTGAGATGTAAACGTTGTAGTTGGCTTCACCCTTTGTGTTTACAAAAACATTCGCATAGGCATCGGATACATATATTTCATCGATTTTAACTTCGCGATTGAAGATCAGGTTTTTTAAGTTGATTCCTACAGCGACTTCTCTTGCAGACAATAAAGTATCATTCTGAAAAGGTTTTGAACCTTGTAAAATAAAATCATCCACAGAAACCGTAAGAGACGGGAAGTGACGGAAAAACGTAAGATGTGTTTTCTTATAGTTTAGTTTTCCTGCAAGATGCTGATTGGCAAATATTTTTACCTGCTCAGAAATTGTTCCGGGAAATAGAAGAGGAATAATAAACATCAAAAATAAAATTGATGCCAATGAAATTCCTGTCCATTTTAGAATTTTCAAAATTATTTTTTTTAATTTTTCCATAAATCGATAATTTTGATTTTAGCAATATTTTTTAGATATGAATAACAATAATAAGTTAATGGATATCTAAAATCAAGCCATTTATCATGAAAAAAATCAAAATATCTTCCAACATATTTAAAAGATTTAAATTTTAAAAAGAGAAACTTATTTAAATATTCGAACCTAAATTTCGAGTGTTAAAAGTCTATTTATTTTCTAATTTTTTCAAGGCTTTAAAGATCTAAAATGATTTATTTGAAAAAAAAATAATGCATATTTATTTTTTTTGACTTAAATTTATCACTTAAACGAGAGTTTTTATTTTTTAGAAAATATAATTTAGAATATCATAGATTCAATTAGTTAAAAACATTAATTAGACAGCCTTAAAGTCGATGATTTGGAGGCTGTTTTTATTTCAAAAACTCAATTAAAATTAATATACCATTATGAAAAATCTTTTTAAGTATGTCCTATTTTTATCGGTCACATTATTGTCAGTTTCTTGTAGCTCGGATAGAGATGAAATTATTGATGAAACGGGAGGTGTTATCCATGTTTTTTACAAAAATGCAGACGAATTTGCTTTAACGTATGATACAGGCGGAACGGTAAGTCAGCCAATCCGAAATCAGGCATTTGATCTTTATAAATTAGGTAAATGGGGCGAACTGGAAACTCTGTTTAAAAATAATAATCTAAATGGCGGATGGCCTCCAGCAAATGGCGGATACAATATCGTTGATGAAGTTCCTCTTACAGCCGGACAAAAATTTGACAGATACAGCGGAGCTATTGGCAATTATACAGGAAACGGAATTCCCAATTTAGGAGGAAGTTTTACAAGCCCGATCGTAAACGGATATGTTTATACTTTTAGTCAGAGAGCTTTAAATCAAGAAGAAAATAAATATGATTTCTATTATGAGATTGATGTTTTGAATAATTTATTACCTTTCAAATCTCAAACAGCAGATGTTATTCCTTGGTTTGGACAAGTTGGCAAGGGAAAACAAACGATGTGGAAAATCTCAATAGATCCTGCAACCGGTTATCAGAAAACATGGAATAAGTTGGCGCAGGAAGGATATATAAAAGTGACAATTAAGAAAAGCCCAAGCGGAAAATACAATAACTTGGCAGGAACGGTTATTCAGTAATAAATAAATTGAAATGTATTCAATATCAAAAAAAATAAATATTCTTGAAAAAGCTCTTGTCACAAAGAGCTTTTTTAGCAATGATGAAATTATTCCATCTGCTGTAACAAAATTTACGTGTTGCCATTGCAATTCTGAAAATAAGATTGAAATAAAACCGTATGAATCGGGATTTCCAATTCTTCAAATTTATGATGAAGAAAAAGTTTTATCTAAAAATGAATTATTGAGAAATAAAATGGTTTCCGAAACTTCAACTAGAATGCAACATTTTGGGGAGTTGACGGTACGTGATCTTCCAACGCTTTATTTTGGAACAGATTGTTCGTCTTGTCATTCAAAATATATATGCATATTCAGTTACGGAGAAAAGCAGCCGGGACTGACTTTATTAGAAATTTCGGGTGTTTGGAATTATGAATAATATCATTTTGATTTAAAAATATCGATACAAAAAAAATCTGCCTCAGAATTGAAGCAGATTTTTTTATTCTAAGGAGTAAATTATTTTAAGATTTGATTGTCATAAAGTATATTATCATCTTCATCAAAACTTATGATAAGTACTTTATATTGTTTTGCACTGTCGTTATTATAGAATTTAATTCTTGGAGGAACATAATCGCTGTC encodes:
- a CDS encoding AsmA-like C-terminal region-containing protein; protein product: MEKLKKIILKILKWTGISLASILFLMFIIPLLFPGTISEQVKIFANQHLAGKLNYKKTHLTFFRHFPSLTVSVDDFILQGSKPFQNDTLLSAREVAVGINLKNLIFNREVKIDEIYVSDAYANVFVNTKGEANYNVYISKPSAAPKDTTEAGTSIKLDLIKIKNSHVKYIDHAARILVDAKGLNYTGKGGLSEDIFDLETNLDVDKVDFSLNRIYYAKQKKLHADLITRINTNALTFVLRKNELRVNDLPLKFIGSASILKDGYNLDIKAASEKTTIREMISVLPPQYLDWAKDTKIEGNSDLYFNVKGRFSEPKNLKPRVKVRLLVKNGFISNGKAPVPMNNLNMDLNIDLPSLDTDQLGIDLKKLSFDLGPNNKFLAYVRTKGLKEMNVNANIRGAVNLQTLQQALGLKDIEVRGLMDTNIKANGIFSMDKKLFPKTNGYINLKDGFVKTKYYPNPIQNINLIANIINTDGTFKSLGVKLDPFKFDFEGNPVFVNADLQNFEDLLYKVKAKGVLNIGRIYKVFAKKGLDISGLIMADLSLNGRQSYATTGQYSKLDNRGTLILKNIKATTEYLPKSFYIKEGNFQFENEKMWFRKFFATYGKSDFALNGYLLNTINYFIERKGTLHGKFVLNSNYILVDEFMALKSGDNTDKSIEVEYAKVENPKSSGVVIVPKNLDVSLEANAKKVEFKGLGLNHLKGLASVTKGQVYLKNTSFDIIGSRMNIDARYQDESPLTANYDVAFKVQDFDVQRAYKEIDMVREMATAAKDVKGIVSLDYKLKGDFDKNMSPIYPSLEGGGNVNLRDVEVKNLKMLSAVGDNIGSKGFDNPDMKGVDIETHIKNNLIHVDKFTFKVSVLRPSISGTTSFNGLLDLQVRVGLPPGGWIGFPIVVTGTHEKPKIKIFSKKGQGIIAALYNKKSNKLIREERRAEKKTKRQHRKDQEAQEQKAKNAEQQITKDLKKK
- a CDS encoding glycohydrolase toxin TNT-related protein — translated: MKNLFKYVLFLSVTLLSVSCSSDRDEIIDETGGVIHVFYKNADEFALTYDTGGTVSQPIRNQAFDLYKLGKWGELETLFKNNNLNGGWPPANGGYNIVDEVPLTAGQKFDRYSGAIGNYTGNGIPNLGGSFTSPIVNGYVYTFSQRALNQEENKYDFYYEIDVLNNLLPFKSQTADVIPWFGQVGKGKQTMWKISIDPATGYQKTWNKLAQEGYIKVTIKKSPSGKYNNLAGTVIQ